Within Myxococcus fulvus, the genomic segment ACGTCATCCTCGCCGAGCCCAAGGCGCTCATCGGCTTCGCTGGTCCGCGCGTCATCGAGCAGACCATCCGCCAGAAGCTGCCCGAGGGCTTCCAGCGCTCGGAGTTCCTGCTCGAGCACGGGATGATCGACAACATCGTCAACCGCAAGGACCTGCGCGCCCGGCTGGGGCAGATCCTCGGCCTGCTGGGCTGAGCCCGCGCGCTCATCGGCCTCCCTCATGAGCGCGCCCAGGACACCTGAGGAAGCACTCGCCTTCCTCTCGCGGCTCAACCCCTCCGGCATCAAGCTGGGGCTGGAGCGGGTGGGCGAGGCGCTCCAGGCCCTGGGCCACCCCGAGCGCCGCTACCCGGTGCTGCATGTCGCCGGCACCAACGGCAAGGGCAGCACCTGCGCCTTCGCCGCCACCGCGCTCCAGGCCGCCGGCCACCGCGTGGGCCTCTACACGTCCCCGCACCTGGTGCGCGTCAACGAGCGCATCCGCGTGGGCGGCGAGGACATCTCCGACGAGGACTTCGGCCGCGCCATCCTCGACGTGCTGGAGCGCTACCCGTCCGCCGTCGCCGAGCCGATGACGTACTTCGAGTTCGGCACCGTCGTGGCGCTGTGGCACTTCGCGCGCGTGGGCGTGGACGTCGTCGTGCTGGAGACGGGGTTGGGCGGCCGGCTGGACGCGACCTCCGCCGCGCCCTCCACCGTGACGGCCATCACCCCCGTCTCGTTCGACCACATGGAGTACCTGGGCAACACCCTGGCCGCGATCGCCGGCGAGAAGGCCGGAATCCTCAAGCCCGGCGTGCCCTGCGTCGTCGCCCGGCAGGCCCCCGAGGCGCTGGAGGCCATCGAGGCCCGCGCGCGGGTGCTCGGGGTGCCCCTCGTCGTGGAGGGGCGGGACTTCGAGGCGCGGCTGCAGCCCGATGGGAGCCTCACGTACCAGGGCGCGGTGTGGCGCCTGGAGGGGCTGCGCCTGTCGCTGCGAGGTCCCCATCAGGTCCAGAACGCGGCGGTGGCGTTGGCCTGCCTGGAGAGCCTGTCCTCGCGTGGCGTGGCGGTCTCGCGCGAGGAGGCGAAGGCGGGGCTCGGCTCGGCGCGCTGGCCTGGGCGGTTGGAGGAGGTGGGCGAGCGGCCGGTCGTCCTCCTGGATGGCGCGCACAACCCGGCGGGGGTGGAGGTGCTGCTCGCGTCCCTGCGCACGCTCTACACGGGGCGCCCGGTCCACTGTGTCTTCGGCGTGGTGGCGGACAAGGACCGGGGGCCGATGCTGCGGGCGCTCTTCCCCGCGTGCGCCTCTGTGCAGTTGACGCCCCTGGAGACGTC encodes:
- a CDS encoding bifunctional folylpolyglutamate synthase/dihydrofolate synthase yields the protein MSAPRTPEEALAFLSRLNPSGIKLGLERVGEALQALGHPERRYPVLHVAGTNGKGSTCAFAATALQAAGHRVGLYTSPHLVRVNERIRVGGEDISDEDFGRAILDVLERYPSAVAEPMTYFEFGTVVALWHFARVGVDVVVLETGLGGRLDATSAAPSTVTAITPVSFDHMEYLGNTLAAIAGEKAGILKPGVPCVVARQAPEALEAIEARARVLGVPLVVEGRDFEARLQPDGSLTYQGAVWRLEGLRLSLRGPHQVQNAAVALACLESLSSRGVAVSREEAKAGLGSARWPGRLEEVGERPVVLLDGAHNPAGVEVLLASLRTLYTGRPVHCVFGVVADKDRGPMLRALFPACASVQLTPLETSRSLPPAAYLDEARALVPDVTSWPDVDAALAEARRRAGPEGLVLCTGSLFLVGMVRARLGTP